A DNA window from Candidatus Eisenbacteria bacterium contains the following coding sequences:
- a CDS encoding class I SAM-dependent RNA methyltransferase encodes MYEYQRNRRYFAQLPDGIKELGAQELSELGAQDITPEYGGIYFSADKEALYRINYSARLSSRILAPLVSFSCCSTDDLYKKAKQINWADFISLNNTFAVFGNISNSKITNSHYASLCLKDAIVDSFREVSGQRPDVDSRSPDVWLNLYIRHDKAVISLDMSGGSLHRRGYRRASLSAPMQEIVAAAIIRYTKWDGSVPLYDPMCGSGTLLSEALLHYCRIPSGIFRDNFGFAFLPDYDNLLWTNVKREQDRHIRNLPEGLIAGSDISPEAIEISRTNIRNLPHGERIELQILDFRNSEGLKNGVIITNPPYGIRMGNRQELDLLYEALGDFLKKKCKGSAAYIYFGEREFIKKIGLKPAWKKPLKTGGLDGRLVKYELF; translated from the coding sequence ATGTATGAATATCAAAGAAATAGACGTTACTTTGCACAACTTCCAGACGGGATAAAGGAATTAGGGGCTCAGGAATTGTCTGAACTTGGTGCGCAGGACATCACCCCCGAATATGGAGGAATTTATTTTAGCGCCGATAAGGAAGCGCTCTACCGCATTAATTATTCCGCACGACTTTCTTCAAGAATACTCGCGCCTCTTGTGTCGTTTAGTTGCTGCTCTACAGATGACTTATACAAGAAGGCAAAACAGATCAACTGGGCGGATTTTATTTCTCTCAACAATACATTTGCTGTTTTCGGCAATATATCGAACAGCAAGATAACTAATTCACATTATGCATCTCTTTGTTTGAAAGACGCAATCGTCGATTCATTCCGCGAAGTATCCGGACAAAGGCCTGATGTTGACTCAAGAAGTCCGGATGTATGGCTGAACCTCTACATAAGACATGACAAAGCTGTGATCAGTCTGGACATGTCGGGAGGTTCTCTTCACCGGCGGGGATACAGGAGAGCTTCCCTGTCTGCCCCGATGCAAGAGATTGTTGCCGCGGCGATTATCAGATATACAAAATGGGACGGATCTGTCCCGCTTTATGATCCCATGTGCGGTTCCGGGACTTTGCTCAGTGAAGCTCTGCTGCATTACTGCAGAATTCCATCCGGTATCTTTCGTGATAACTTCGGATTTGCATTCTTGCCGGACTATGACAATTTACTCTGGACAAATGTAAAGAGAGAACAGGACCGGCACATCCGTAATTTGCCGGAGGGACTTATTGCCGGAAGTGATATATCTCCGGAGGCAATTGAAATATCAAGAACAAATATCCGGAACTTGCCGCATGGAGAAAGAATAGAACTTCAAATACTTGATTTCAGGAATAGCGAAGGACTGAAGAATGGTGTCATCATAACAAACCCTCCTTACGGCATTCGTATGGGAAACAGGCAGGAGCTTGATCTTCTTTACGAAGCACTCGGGGATTTTTTGAAGAAGAAATGCAAAGGTTCTGCCGCCTATATTTATTTCGGTGAACGGGAATTTATCAAAAAGATCGGTCTGAAACCGGCGTGGAAAAAGCCGTTGAAAACAGGCGGTCTTGATGGAAGACTGGTAAAGTACGAGTTGTTTTAA
- a CDS encoding DUF4416 family protein produces MLSEPNRVLIIAGLLSREEGLFGEAEERLKESFGQVLKRSEEFPFDFTQYYEREMGSQLLRCYLAFDKLVGPDDLPRLKEFGSSCERNFVVEGKRRVNIDPGYLDVLRVVLASGKDSPHRMYIGGGIYAEIEYLFIKGSYSPLAWTYPDYKSEQAISFFNSVRKSYLEILKRSKPSG; encoded by the coding sequence ATGCTGTCTGAACCCAATCGTGTCCTCATAATCGCCGGGCTCTTAAGCAGAGAAGAAGGGCTTTTCGGAGAGGCCGAAGAGCGTCTTAAAGAGAGCTTTGGGCAGGTGCTGAAGAGAAGCGAGGAGTTCCCCTTCGATTTCACACAATACTACGAGCGCGAGATGGGTAGTCAACTGCTCAGATGCTACCTGGCCTTTGACAAGCTGGTAGGTCCCGATGATCTCCCGCGCCTCAAGGAGTTCGGCTCGAGTTGCGAGCGGAATTTCGTGGTAGAAGGAAAACGGAGAGTGAACATAGATCCGGGATATCTGGACGTCCTGAGAGTCGTGCTCGCTTCAGGAAAAGATTCTCCTCACAGAATGTACATTGGAGGTGGAATTTACGCGGAGATTGAATACCTGTTCATCAAGGGAAGCTACTCGCCGCTTGCCTGGACATATCCTGACTATAAGAGTGAGCAAGCGATAAGTTTCTTCAATAGCGTGCGGAAATCCTATCTTGAGATTCTGAAGAGGTCGAAGCCTTCGGGATGA